Below is a window of Malania oleifera isolate guangnan ecotype guangnan chromosome 1, ASM2987363v1, whole genome shotgun sequence DNA.
ctgataatgtaagtgattatggggactttgtgctcAATGTATAGGAACCTAGGGTCtcttcaagtacgcccaaaaacctgtctttggtcgaccgaatcgatcgaaagggtgccctaaagtcattcggtccctatggtcaaactatggtaattttgagcttacaaaacctacatgcatgacatgaaGAGATTATTACACaccgatatcctaattactattatagacccaacaacattacaacaaataataaatgtgtcgggatcttcacttctcttcaggttgccgcatgccattttataaacttgtcaatgagaacttgcacacaaacttgaaaaccattaaataccaaagtacttgtcataatcaaaacagggtatgacctatggGGTCAACAGGTGCCTACGTCACTCCTATGACAAATTCACTATGATAGGAATGTTGGTGGCAGAGAGCTTGCTGACTCTCCTAGTTAGAAGAAGGCTCTTTGGCGAATTCTTTAGATCTGGATAGAGTCTCTCTCAGTAAAGAGAGTTGTAGATTCGTAAGATCATGATAGAGTCCCCTTTACTTTCTATGTTATTAGCAAAGTGCTAGCGCGCTACAACTAGCATAGCAGCTTGCGGAAAAGGATCTAGAGCCCCTACTCCTAAGTTGGAGCAACAAGCAACGGTAGTTTACGATTAGCTTTATCATCTTTGCTTGTTGCTTTGATTGCTCGTGGGAGCTTTACTAATAACATAGAAAGGGCTTTTCTGTTTAGTATTGCTTTGGCTTTGCCGTATCTTGCTGGCACAAAAGCTACCACAACTAAAAGAAAATGAATGAAGGAAGAAGGCATTAGCATTAGAAAGACTACAGAGGCATTCCGGGCTAACTACAATACAAGTCATGAGCGGCCAAGCCGGATAGGCTTTTTTATGTCGAAAGCCCCAAAACTAGCTATCTTATAGCAGACAACTAACGCAAGCCTACTCAACTAATCTCATAAGTAAACGCTTGTTCGCATCGCAACTAATAGAAAAAAACAACTACTAGACTAGACTAGTAGTTGAGTGCTCCTTGTTGTTCGGATCTTGACCGGGCCCGAGCTTCCCAAGCTCTATGCTGTTGGGGAACTCTGCAAGGGTCTTACCACCTTCTTGATTTACTATATTTGAGTCTTTGGAGTGCTTTGGGATTATATTCCGCGTCGAGGATTTGTGCTTGTGGGCTAGGGTGAATATTACAGACCAGCGGATCTGGTGGTCGACAATCGTTTAGACTTGGTAAAGGTTGTCGCGGCACCTGTAGTAGGACAGAGGACTTATCGCAATGCCCACGGACCAATTTACAATGTCTCCATCGCTGACGTTCATCAAGCAGGCCACGTGGATTGGCCAGGGTCTTCTTCGGCTAATGATACCTTGATCCCGAAGCCTTCGGAGTATCTTTTTGATAGGCGCCCCTATCTGTATGGGGAATTCGCAGCTGATAGATCTCGCCCAGTGTCCCCCTCCTTCCCCCGCCACTTACTCTGATGCCCTTGCTCAGTTAACTGCTTCAATAACTACAGGTGCATCACCAGAATCAACTAACCCATAAACAACTAAATCACTTGCTTAATCTACTGCTTAACCGACTGATGCTGCTGGATATACTACTACTGATGCTAGTGTTTCCTTATTAATATAGGCAAGCTATCGATCTCAAACAGGATCTTGTCACTTTGAGTGGGTTCTTGCTATGTACACCAAGCCTCGGGGTCACAATGACTATCCATTAGCATTGTGGCTTGGCAGAGAGAAGAGAATCGTTGGTTCGAATGGTGGACTATGTGGGAAATACGAGATCTAGGCAAGCCACTACATGTTCTCCCCTTGCCCTTGAACGATAGAAGAACTACTTATCTTCTGTTAGATAGCGGTCGATCGGTTCGCATCTATGGTCAATCAATAGGTCCGCAGAGCTCTAGCGGGAGTCATTTCAGTTGTATGCCACGAGGTTCCTATGGACAAGGGGACAAGTGAATCATCGTTTTTGGGCGCAGGTAGCCCTCTACCATCCATCCCATTCTCCCATGAAGAGGCACCAAAGGAAGTCGGTGTGAAGAAGGCTCACTCAAGGAACTCTTCAAACAGAGCTGGTATCCAAGTATGCGTAGTGCAGAGTGTAGCGCTTGCCCTATCGGCGAGAGAAAGGAAGTTGAAAGTAGAGAATTCCCATTGCTCATCCTCTAGAGCCCCTTGTATCCTTCGGTTCGGATGTAGCACTTGCAAGAGCAAAAGAGTATAGGATCATAGTTGAAGATCGCCTCCATTCAGATACCAATAAAAGGTAATCGAGATCTCCCAAATGGCCCCGCCGAGTCACAATTCAAGACTGGCCAAGATCAGCTGTTCACAGTTAAAGTGGACAATAGTCCACTAAGAAGAGTCCCGGAAGCAATGCCTCATTTGAAATGGCGCTTGGCCCATGAGACCAAAAATTTACGGCTTCACTATCTCCTGAGGCTCAAATAAAGAGGGTTCCAAACCTGCCCCCCTATTGGTATCGAGAAAGCTACTTCCGAGAGGAGAAAGCTTTCCAAAGATTGAGAGAGCATCTCTAGTTAGAATGACCACCacttcatcttcatcagtctGCTTGGCTCGAAGCATCTGCCCGTGCTGTTGAATGAACCTGGCTTTCATTTGAGACTTTTAAAGATCTTTCATTTGAATTTAAACCTGGCTGGCGCTCTAGTCTAACGGGTAAAGCAACCCTCATTCCACAGCTTTCTCTCGAAATGCCATCTCTGGTTTTCTTTGATCTTTGAAGTAAATTTATCGGGCTTTTGTGAAAAGTTGTTGGTATGCAGGATAGAAGGGTTAGTAAGGCGGCTTTGCGAGAATCTCATCACTGGAAAAAGAAATAATAACTACCCAAACATCAGTGGCCTGTGTCTGTCGAGTCCTGAAGCCCGAGTGGTGAATAAGAGATCTTTTAATCCCATAAGCAAGAAGAATAAGGAGCTGTCTTCTATGACCCGCAAAAGAAGGAGAAGCTTTTGGGGATGCAACATGACTGTAGCACAAGCTCCTATCGTGAGCGAGCTACAGCCAGTCTTGCTACTTAGATAAGTACAGTAAGTTGTAGGACAGTTGAGATCAGAAACAGCTGGCGGAAGGTTTGATGCTTAACATAGGACTAATGATAACTCCACTAATCAAACTCACCTAATAACAGGAAAAATGCTGGCACACGCTACTTTGCGAACCTCTGTGTCTAGAGGTCCTACCGAAAAAGATTACAGCGGATCTAATTCTAAAAAACTTCCCTTATGCTTATTCACTTGCTTAAAagaagatattattattatataataaggtGTTGGAAGTTAGTGTAACAAAAGAAGATAAAAGAGAAAGATCTTATCTGAAAGGCAAGGCAACTCCTCTTATACTTGTTTCAATTATTCCACTCGCGAGGGTAAGCTTTATTTAAGAGAGAATGGGGAGTGAATCGAAAGGCCCGTTCTTGGTTTGGGGGCTTTCGGGCCCCTCTCGATCTTATTCGTAGTTGGGAAGGGGGAAGGAGTCTAAATCAATGGACATTAATGAACCATCATTGATGGATGTTGCATATGACACGATCAATTCGACTCAAGGTCCGACGCTAATAGAAGTTGCTTACTCTCCTAGTAGCGAAGGAAAAGTGCAGGGCTTTTTTCGTAGTAATTTTGGGCGGGTCTCATGAGATCTATGCCGGCCATCGGAATCAAACAAAGGTCGAAGGACCATTCAATTCATTAAGGGGCATAGATCTAGGCCTATTTGTTCGGTCAATAACCaaaggcgggggggggggggggagggggaacCACTATGGTTTTTATTCCTCGATTCTTTTGCATAGTTCGGGGGCCGGCCGCAGCAGAGCAGCGGGGCATAGCGGTGCCCTTGCCTGGCCCTGGACCTAGCAGCAGACGGGCGGGTCGTGCCTGAATTCAGATCGGACCAGACTCTTCTTTGTTTGAGCTACTTCCACACACGCAGACCAGAAGATCTCAGGACAATTTTTCCCTGTTACAGAGATTTTAGTGAGACTGCCTTCCAATCCTTATCTGATATAACCGATATGCGAAATGAAGTACGTGCCCTGAGAACCTGCCATTCCTTCTTATTGATAGCAAAGGGCCTTCTAATTAGCGTGCTTAATCCGGCAAGATCCGAGATCAGATCTACGGGCCGCTACCCTTGAAAACAAACTTATAACTATTCTCAACACTGGTATTGCTATGCTTCCCCCTTAGCTTAGTTCTTGGGGCATTAAAAGACGAGTTAGCTAGAACTATGAGTGAAAAAAGAAGGGAAGAGAATTGCTCTCTTGCCGCTGCTAACCTCTTGTTAGCTGTTTCTCCGGTCCAGGATTCAGCATTCTTGGATTAGGCTTTACCAGTCTTCTATCTTTAAGCTTTAGGGCAGGGCTAAGGCATTGGTTGAATTTCTTTCTATTCTAAGAGTTGGGGGCAAAGGAATTGACGGTCTTCCCGGTTCGGCTTTGCCTTTTGCTTCTCCAGTCTTGGTGAGAAATTCAATTAAAACCAAGTATGGCATGAATCGCCCATTAGCCCCAGTTGAACAAGAGAGCATTGAAAAGCTTAAAAAATGAAGCCCATTTCTTTGAAATCCCACTATAGTAATaccaataaaaatagaaaaagagagaCCCAAAGTAATGAGAAAATGACTTGTAACTGTGAAGCTATAAGGTATCATACCTACGACAAACTCGTGTCAAATATATAGTGGATTTGGGCGCTCTAGCCAAAACGAATCCTATTTCGGCTATTACCTTCTCCATTACTATGTTCTCATACGCAGGAATACCCCTGTTCAAATGGAGAACCTAACAACGCATCTTCACAGACCAAGAACTACGAGATCACCCCAGAGTGAAAGGGATGACGGAGGGATCGATGAATAATAGTATAGTAAAGGCCCGGTGTCAGCCCTGGACACCGATGGTGATACTGGTTGGGTGAAGACCCAAATGGTGTGGCCGTGTATAACTAAATGGGTCATTTTATTCCCCCTATGTGATCAGGGACGTAGAAAAAGCCTATGATGACAGTTGTATGTGAGAGCATACCTTATGATGCCAATGGTAGTCCTAACCTCCAACCCAACGAACCTAATTTTAAGACCAAGCTCATGAGTTTATTATCTTAGGCTGAAAGCAATTTATCGACCTCACTCATTATCCTTACTGTTCTCTCTGCTGGGGCCCTAAGTCCATAGACCTTTTCGGATGCCTGCCTTCACTAAAGAAAGGAGAAGACGAACCCCCAAAAGTATGCTTTCAGTGAAAAAGAAGATGGTACACTCGAATTGTATTATTTAAATGCTTATTGCTTGCCAAAGATCCTACTTCTACAATTGGTAGGTTACCGGGTTATTCAAATAAGTCGTGTTGGCTTTACCTTTTTTTAAAAGTATGTATGTGCGTAGTTCAAGTTTTCGCCCGATTGACCAAGGATACTTCAATTGAGGAAGACTTGGACCCGCCTCTTTTTTTGAATCACTGACAGTTCAGGCAGGCCCGCAGGACTGGAATTCTGAAAAGAAGGAATGTCTGGCTTGAGCCTGCTGTCACTCGAGAAGTGGTGCAAGAAAGATTGAGAATGCTATTTGATTGTCAAGCCATTCTTGTGTCCAGGGAAGACTATTTCTAATAGAGGTGCCTACGCGTCTTGATGGAGGGGCGATCATAGGTTCACCTAGACAAGAAGGTGGCAACTATTCGATTGAGGGGTGATCCCCAAAGGGCATATGAGGCAGTGACTGAATGAATCAAAGAGACTTGTACTAAAGAGTATCATTAGATAGGATTTAGTGTTCGATATAGGGGCTGTCCAGACAAATAAAGGGATCAGGGGGCTTTATGATCGGAGAAAGGGAAGGGGCATGGTTGGTGTGTCACTGGTTCAGTGGGGGAACCCGTAGGAAGGGGGGACGACCCATCGAATTCACATAAAAAATCGCCAACATGAACACAAACGAAATCACGGTTTGTAAGAATTGGTAGAAGATATCCCACGAGCAGAATAGTTAACATGAGCAGTCTCCAAGACACATCGagtctttctttttcttcctcaACACATTCATAGGAAGAGAAAGATCTGGGCGACTCAGATTGGGGGTTGCAGGTCTATCAGCATTTGCTGTAGCGGCTAAGTGGGAATTGACTTGAGTTATTTGAACTCTCGGAACAAGGACTGATTTAATTTTGCCTTCTAGGTGACTATGTAATAGAATGGCCCCACCCGATGGCCTATTGGGATAGCAGCCTTCGTAGTGGGTACCTCGTAGGACCTCGACCCGCCTACTCGGGTCTTGTATGGATATGCAGGAAGGGGTGCTCCTAGGTGTGTGTAGGTCTCAAGAGGTGATTTTTAGAATCAACCAACTGACAAATCCATAGCCCAGGTGACCCCTCTCGCCCAAATGAAATGGGATGAATCTTATTAATAAGCTTTTTGATTGATTCAAGGTGTAGCGAAGCTAAATTCAATCAAGGCAAGGGGGCTTATGAGTCATCCTATTCAAATTTAGCTATGCTAATGAGAAAAAGTTTTAAGATGATATGGACCCCCAAGAGATGAGCGAGAACCCCCAATTGCTTAGGGGTCAAACTCTGTCCTGTTTGGTGGACGAAATCTTCGCTCCTTTTAGAATTCTTTCTCCCCCTTCTTTCACGAAAGAGGAAAGAAGTTTGCTTTCCGAACACTAACTAACAAAGAGCAGCGTGAAACTAGTTTTTTTCATTCAATGTAGTGGTCCGATTGCCTAGTGGAAGCCCTTAGGCACTTGATTCTAGCGTACGCTCGGCTCCTCTACCAATCACCACAACGCGAGATGCAAAAGAGTGACCTATCTCTCTACACCAATTGGCGGAGCAGCTCCCCATGCTCTTTGAACCTCGGTAAAGCCTGATGGAAAAGAGCACATAGCCTTAGAAGAATCTGTCACAAGTGAACCACTGAATGAGCTTACACAGCTTAAGCAAGAGATTGAAGACTGAATAAGAAAGTGGCTGAGAAGGGCTTCCGACTTCTCTTTGGTAGAAAGGCTCTCGACCACTGTAGCTTCTTCATCAGATGACGAATGATATTCAAAAACAAATGGATAAAGAGGTTGAAGAACTCCTTAGTGCAATTAAGGGAAAATATCTTGACcaagaaagatgaaaaagggTGGTGGGAGAGAAAGGTTGTTGGCGGATGGGTAAAGATAGGAAGGGAGCAATTCACTGGAAAGAAAAGAGAATGACTGAGATTTTGCAAATCCAAAGTCTTTAAAAGAAGTGATAACGGCTTTTAATGAGGCTTAAGAATTTCATTTCCACGAAAGGAAGGTTGACGGTTGGAGGGCTTGGAATAGTCTAGCGCGCAAAGAAGAGGAGAGGGATTTCGAAGAATGAAATTCAAGGGAGGTAGGAAAGGGCGTGTAGCAGGAAGAAGAAGGCTTTTCAGCCTGAAGAAGGGAAGAGGTAATTCTTTCCCACAGAGGGTGCTGGGTAAGGTTGGAAGATATTCTTTTTCAAGGGGGGTGACCCATTTGACCTCATTACAACTGTTTTTGCTTAATAGATAGAAAGAGGTTCTGAAAGTAGGCATTTCATAAGCCAATTCGAAGGTCAATGGTCTAAGAACAAAGAAGTATTCGATTCACGAAAGAAAGGGATCAATTGTGACCGAAGCTCCCCCGTTTGGGCAAGGTAGGTGGGGATAAGAAAGGCTTTTTAGGAAAGCCTATTTCCTATGGGATGGGAATGGCTTAGCCCGCATGCATCATTTGATGACCAATTGCCTCCTCGAAGTGGTTTTTCAACCATGCCCATCAAAACAATGCTCCTCACCAATCCTTGGGTTGGGGCAACACAGCAATGAGTAGTTCGCCACCCCCTCGAGAGTAGGCCCTTTACGACTATAAAGGACAAGGGGCTGTTCACCTTTGGAAACTTAGCTACTTAAGTACTACTCAATACTTTGTTATGCCCCTTAGTTAGTTGGGCATACCATTCTCATGTAAAGAGACGTGCTTTTGAGGATACTCATAAACTATTTCTGGGGGGTGTGCATGAATCTTTGCTCAATTTGATGATTGATGCCAAAAATACGGTCTTGCCTTGTGTTAGCGGAAGGGATATATCCCCTAACGGCTCTCTGTAGGGGAATCTCCACTCACTGCTTCCCCTAATATCCTCCCTTTACCACATCATGGGGGTTTACAGGAGATCCTAGAGGCTCGCTCGGAAAGGCTGCTATACCATACCTTCTTGTGGTGGTACGGAAGGCACGGACTCCGCGAATTTCCCACACCCCCTTTACTAATAAGGGAAAGAAAGCTTCAACCAGAACCACATTCCTTTTGCGTGCGAGGGACATATGGGGCTTAGACAGCAAAGCACTTCACTCGCTTTAGAGAAAGAGTAGCTTTCTTCTGAACTACACTCTTACGTTTTGCTTCGCGTAACTTTTACCTAAAGTATGTAACTCGTTTTACAGTAGAAGTCGAGCTCAATTATCTTCCTTTGTACGAGCCGGTGAAAACTTATTTTCCTTTTGAGCAAATACTTTCAAtcatgaagtttgaagaggaTTTATTCTAGAAACTCTACTTCGATGGGGCCTCTAGGGCTTTGTTCACCTTTGGACACAAACACTATTCCGTTCTCAGCGGAAACCTGCCTTAGAGATTGAATGTCGACTTATCTTATTGCCGTTCAATCTAAGACAACACTGATAGCTTGTAGTGAACAACCCCCTTATGAAACCAACCGAAAGCAGCCTTTGGTACTAGTACTTAAGTAGTTAGTGTCTATAATTGATTTCTTCTGTGTAATACTAATCGATAGGGCCTCATTGGTAAGTGCTACAAGATCCCGCGCATTGGAACCCATGGTTATGGACCCGAATCCATTAGTATGGAACATTTTCTTTTCCAAGTGAAATCCCCTCACTTCTTCAACTGATGCTCGGCCACTCACTATGCTCCCCACGCTATTAAAAGCGTTGAGGTGTTTTGCCTCCACAGGCTCGGATGTAGCGAAGGTTTTTACAAGTTACTTCATATTACTGTTTACTTTCTCGGGTAGCAATGAAGGTAGGAAGAGTGGATTAGCAGATCGAAGTGCAAGAGCTGGGCTGCCAAACGAACATTGGGAAGATTCCCATTGTGAGCCAGGAGTGAAGGCGGATGCTGATCCCATAAGGGAATGTACATTGACCATTAATTCTGTAAGATAAGAAGAGATTGATTTGAAAACCATTTCTTTCGAGATGCGAAGAATATTCCTAGTCTGTCTAACTTTTTCTTTTGTAATAGTTACCGCGGGGGCCGGTGGTGGGCATTTGGGAAAGTCGGGCCGATTGGGTGCCTTCATTCAAGCGATGATACAGAAGAAGAACGAAACAAAGTAAGAGGTCGGGGAGCAGGGAAAAGATCCCCAGCCAATCATGGAAAGAGATTTTTTGGGCCTAGCACTCGAAGGGGCCAAAGCATAAAATTAATGGGCTATGGCAAAAGACGTTTTCACAGTATAGGTCAGGTCCAAAGGAGCATTCTGGAAAATGGCTTGATTTTGGTTATACCAGAGTTTAGAGCAAACAATTGGAAAAAGGACAGCCCAAGGAAGATTCTAGGCCGTGAAATCAATTCTGGATTTACAATTGTGTAGGCAAAAACTCAATCAATCCAATCAATTCCAGAGAATATTATACATCGGTTAAGACTCTCAGAGAGAATCTTCCGAACCAGCTAACATACCTAAGAAGGAGCCCTCGACCCCCAACAGATAGAGGAGGATTTATTCAATCACATAGTTTGGGCTCCTAGAATATGGCGCCCTTGGGGCTTTCTATTTGATTGTATTGAAAGGCCCAATTCATTGTAGTAAAGTAGGGCAGTTCGCTTGAGTTGCTCAACCGCCCCTTAGCCCAGTGCTCATAACGCGCTACGGAATCTCCACCGTGCCAGGGAACCAAGTAGGACATAGCTAGCGGCATAGGAGCCGACTCGGCGTCAACGGCTTTGTGCCGCATTTAAGTGATCCAATATGTGGTTCTGCACGTTCCACCACTTCTCTGTTCATTTCCAATACTGATCGTGAAACACCATGAGGAGCAGGATGTTGAGGTCCGAAATTTGAAGTTCATAAAAGCTCAAACTTACCCATCCGAACAAGACGCACATATCCCTTTGGGGGTCTGACTAGTGAGCCAGGCAGGAAGCAAGAGAGGCGGCTCGCCTACACATTGGGGGTGGAAGTCATCTATGGGGCGAGCTTCTTCATTTTCTGAAAGTACATACCTAAACCATTCCCATTCCAACGGACATTGACAAGGTAGCTTGCTTACTATCCTAGTAGCGTACGTTGGTGGTAATGAAGGAGGCATTGGAAAAAGACTAGACTATACTAGTCCGTTCCACATAGTGCAAGGAAGCTCGGTGGGGTTTCATATTAGGGTCCCACGTACTGTGCCATCGCCCAACCAGGACGCAGCGCATCAGCCAAACCCATTTGGCGTGAGGTTCCTTTCTTCAAGGCCAGTTTAGAGGGCCTTTTTCGCTAGTTCACCCCATCTTACCCATAAGGGCAGCGGTGAATTATATGGGGTTGGTTGGAACTAGCTCGGTTACTTGACTTCTTGCCATAATCAAATGGAGCACCTAACAACGCATCTTCATAGACCAAGAACTACGAGATCACCCCAGAATGAAAGGGATGACGGAGGGATCGTACCATTCGAGCCTTGTAGATATAAAGTGCGTATGTATCCCTAGAGACACGGAGTAGAGTAGTTTGGTTAGCTCGCAAGGCTCATAACATGAGTCACGCAGGTAAATGTTACAACATAGCATGTGGGAAGAACCATATGGATAGGGGAAGCTTTCTATTTGAGTAGGGTCTCTCTATCAAAAGGAATTTCTAGAGATTCCTGCCCTAGCCTGCCTTGGCAGCAGCAAACAAGACTTCTTAAATCGCCTAAGGGTGAAAGTCAGCTTTCCTGCTTCTAGGATACTTCATAGCAGGTATGATCTAACTCCCATTGGTATTTGTCTTCATTCACTACCATCCTTCCCCACCACATGGGACTAGCGATATCTTCTTCATCGAGCCTCAAACCTCTTTAACTCCAGCTATCTTTAGCTCCTCTTCTCCGTGACCCGAGTCCTAACCATCTTCCCACCTAACGAAGGAGCCTACATCAATATTTGCAAGCTCTCTCCTCATTCAATCAATCGAGTCCCCCTGGGTCAAGCATTGGCTTTAAGGCCTATGTTTGGCTTCTGCTGCTGCATATGGTGCTGGTAGGCCATCATATGTGTGTGGTGCGGCTCTAGTCTGGGAACTTATGCCGGCTTAGTCAGTCTGACGCTGCCCTCCGCCCCGAAACTGAGCCACGGCACAGCGCCCATTCGCTTCGCGTGTGGGAAGGCAACGAAGTTCAGTTCATGAGACCGCAGCGGAGTGGAGCAGCCGCGAGATTTTTTCCTTAGCTGGATCTCGATTAGTTCACAAGATTGAATGGCCAATTCTCCTCCGGACCCTTGATTCGATTTGTTTTCCAAGAATGTTGAGCCGGGTATGTAAGCCATGTATCTGGGAGGAACTTAAAAGAAGGGCTTTCGGATTTTTTCACCATGTTTTGGTCTTGCAGCTATttataaagaaaaattatatatatgtccAATATTTAGTGGTGGTGGGACCAACCAAGATGTATGTCATCCAACCCAACCTCAGAAGGAGGATGTATCGTTGATATAGGATCTTGTGGAACAGGATTTGATTCTGCAAGCGGTTCGGTATGAACAAAGAAATTTCAAACAAAAGGATCG
It encodes the following:
- the LOC131147854 gene encoding LOW QUALITY PROTEIN: uncharacterized protein LOC131147854 (The sequence of the model RefSeq protein was modified relative to this genomic sequence to represent the inferred CDS: substituted 1 base at 1 genomic stop codon); this translates as MSSNPTSEGGCIVDIGSCGTGFDSASGSVXTKKFQTKGSELTDRKGDKNKAMPRAPSIRCSSIDEALSLSSRARCNKG